One part of the Methanofastidiosum sp. genome encodes these proteins:
- a CDS encoding nascent polypeptide-associated complex protein has product MYPKMDQRKMQKMMKQMGVSTKDIPAEKVIILTKDKKIIFDKPQVTETTMMGQKTYQLAGNYIEETKEIEIKINEDDIELVVAQTGVDKEKAKNLLEKNKGDIAATILELQK; this is encoded by the coding sequence ATGTACCCAAAGATGGATCAAAGAAAGATGCAGAAAATGATGAAGCAGATGGGAGTATCAACTAAAGATATCCCTGCAGAGAAAGTTATTATTCTCACTAAAGATAAAAAAATAATATTTGATAAGCCCCAAGTCACTGAAACTACAATGATGGGCCAGAAAACATATCAACTTGCAGGTAACTACATAGAAGAAACAAAAGAAATTGAGATAAAAATAAATGAAGATGACATTGAATTAGTAGTTGCCCAAACAGGCGTAGATAAAGAAAAAGCAAAAAATCTTTTAGAAAAAAATAAAGGAGATATCGCTGCAACTATTCTTGAGCTACAGAAATAA
- the pdhA gene encoding pyruvate dehydrogenase (acetyl-transferring) E1 component subunit alpha, translating into MFQILDIKGGLVSEDPDLDKELLKEMYWWMVYARMADDKALKLQRQGRMGTFPPTTGQEAAQVGSGLALDKEDWVFPAFRELGTYLLRGIPLENMYLYFMGDVRGNIIPKNINNLPMYVPVSTQIPQAVGAAYGMKLRNKKNAAVCYFGDGATSKGDFSEGLNFAGVFNTPNIFICQNNQWAISVPRKKQTASKTIAQKAIAYGISGILVDGNDVLAMHVATKEALEKAKKGEGPTLIEAFTYRLRMHTTADDPTRYRSDEELKEWESRDPLIRFKNYLKNKGIWSEDWQKELETKAEEMIKKAIEKAENIDPPNPEDMFIYMYSDINPVLKEQLEYLKKMISTKEIEEDSEKIEGGFP; encoded by the coding sequence ATGTTCCAAATACTTGACATTAAGGGGGGTCTAGTAAGTGAAGATCCAGATTTAGATAAAGAATTGTTAAAAGAAATGTATTGGTGGATGGTATATGCCCGAATGGCCGATGATAAGGCTTTGAAGCTTCAACGTCAAGGAAGAATGGGGACTTTTCCACCAACAACAGGTCAAGAGGCGGCACAAGTTGGGAGCGGTTTAGCGCTAGATAAAGAAGATTGGGTATTCCCCGCTTTTAGAGAACTTGGAACTTATTTATTACGCGGAATACCTTTAGAAAATATGTATCTATATTTTATGGGGGATGTAAGAGGGAATATTATTCCTAAAAATATAAATAATTTACCTATGTATGTTCCAGTAAGTACTCAAATTCCTCAAGCGGTAGGCGCGGCATATGGGATGAAATTGAGAAATAAAAAAAACGCAGCAGTTTGTTATTTTGGTGACGGAGCTACTTCTAAAGGAGATTTTAGTGAAGGCCTAAATTTTGCAGGCGTATTTAATACACCAAATATATTCATTTGCCAAAATAATCAATGGGCCATCAGCGTTCCAAGAAAAAAACAAACAGCATCAAAAACAATAGCACAAAAAGCTATCGCATATGGGATTTCAGGTATTCTTGTTGATGGAAATGATGTTTTAGCAATGCATGTTGCAACAAAAGAAGCTCTTGAAAAAGCAAAAAAAGGAGAAGGTCCTACTTTAATTGAGGCATTTACATACCGATTGAGGATGCACACTACTGCAGATGATCCAACTAGGTACCGAAGTGACGAGGAATTAAAGGAATGGGAGTCAAGAGACCCCTTAATTAGATTTAAAAATTATCTAAAAAACAAAGGGATTTGGTCTGAAGACTGGCAAAAGGAATTAGAAACAAAAGCAGAAGAAATGATAAAAAAAGCTATAGAAAAAGCAGAAAATATAGATCCTCCTAATCCAGAAGATATGTTTATCTATATGTACTCAGATATTAATCCCGTTTTAAAAGAGCAACTGGAGTATCTTAAGAAGATGATTTCTACCAAGGAGATAGAAGAAGATTCAGAAAAGATAGAGGGGGGATTCCCATAA
- a CDS encoding rhomboid family intramembrane serine protease encodes MFPIADENFSVERPYITYSLIITNIVLYAINFFTSDSLNTIFAFVPKDFLMGIEPWTIITHQFMHGGWGHLLGNMWFLIIFGDNIEATLGKGKYLIFYLLCGVIAALSHMAFNLDSIIPTVGASGAISGVLGAYIVLYPKNKISTIIPFGFIRIYKVEALYYLIIWFVIQLLFSFTDPYGGVAYMAHLGGFGAGVVLIKLFGGKKKKVQDNSLYTWENYYDKT; translated from the coding sequence ATGTTCCCTATTGCAGATGAAAATTTTTCAGTAGAAAGGCCCTATATTACATATAGTTTAATAATCACAAATATTGTCCTTTATGCAATTAATTTTTTTACATCTGATTCATTGAACACCATATTTGCATTTGTTCCGAAAGATTTCCTTATGGGGATTGAGCCTTGGACAATTATAACCCATCAATTTATGCACGGTGGATGGGGGCATCTACTAGGGAATATGTGGTTTCTAATAATATTCGGAGACAATATCGAAGCTACCCTTGGAAAAGGAAAATATCTTATTTTTTATTTATTGTGTGGTGTTATTGCAGCACTTTCACATATGGCTTTTAATCTTGATTCAATTATACCTACTGTTGGTGCATCAGGTGCCATATCTGGAGTTTTAGGTGCTTACATAGTTCTTTATCCAAAAAATAAAATTAGCACAATAATCCCTTTTGGATTTATTAGAATCTATAAAGTAGAGGCGCTTTACTATCTTATCATTTGGTTTGTTATACAACTACTATTTAGTTTCACTGATCCTTATGGTGGAGTTGCATATATGGCCCACCTTGGCGGATTTGGAGCGGGGGTAGTTTTAATAAAACTGTTTGGTGGAAAAAAGAAAAAAGTACAAGATAATTCTCTTTACACTTGGGAAAATTACTATGATAAAACTTAA
- a CDS encoding PKD domain-containing protein — MKKILVSSIGLVMALIMTLAITTVYSEDETESTFCYQVPDTVRSLSLVTNGYYTAAAGVGEQPEIFICDKDGVRWGCLKRALAILLTPDGRYTLVGMNDGVELYDNAQAVDITKSSSRELVGGHWEPYLPGDPDTRYRWVWDYHSTESTSYTCNPLWKYTTKMETRILAINETASYIPVGAEDKLFVLNKQGKLAWEYQTDSAVNFISIVENYIAVGSQKTVYLFKTNGDLIWTYSVSGVPATIDISRTGPYVSVGTSTGNIYLFDGEGNVKWSYKNKSAVNTISMTGLGTYIVAGSTDGSILYFNREGTKLWAYKTGGAVNQIDISSQGQYVAAGADKDGYYLFDWNGKKLWNRVNREIYFWAIHVADDGKWLLGGSGKFMGGSTEMRISNNVCFFNTVNFANAGDQPDKNTEVTTIPTEPTTPTQTSNKFPNANAGSDFETKVGEAIHFDGTKSTDEDGNIVSYKWDFGDGKSSIDPEPLHQYTTTGVYKVTLTVTDDKGDTGEDIMYVTVKDSQPESPVKGVPGFELPALLGGSAVAYYILSRRKRK; from the coding sequence ATGAAAAAAATATTGGTTAGCTCAATTGGGCTTGTAATGGCCCTAATAATGACTTTGGCTATTACAACTGTTTATTCTGAAGATGAAACAGAAAGTACTTTTTGTTATCAAGTGCCAGACACAGTAAGAAGTCTATCTTTAGTTACGAATGGTTACTACACTGCAGCAGCAGGAGTTGGAGAGCAGCCAGAGATATTCATTTGTGATAAAGACGGAGTTAGATGGGGTTGTTTAAAACGTGCTTTAGCAATACTTCTCACACCTGATGGAAGATATACTTTGGTAGGAATGAATGATGGCGTAGAGCTTTATGATAACGCTCAAGCAGTTGATATAACAAAGAGCAGTTCTAGAGAACTTGTAGGTGGCCACTGGGAGCCATATCTACCCGGAGATCCCGATACCAGATACAGGTGGGTATGGGACTACCATTCAACGGAAAGCACAAGTTATACATGTAATCCTCTTTGGAAATACACTACGAAAATGGAAACAAGAATCCTTGCAATTAATGAAACTGCATCATATATTCCTGTAGGTGCCGAAGACAAGTTATTTGTATTAAACAAACAGGGAAAATTGGCTTGGGAATACCAAACCGATAGCGCAGTGAATTTTATTAGCATTGTTGAAAATTATATTGCAGTAGGATCACAAAAAACTGTTTATCTATTTAAAACAAATGGGGATTTAATTTGGACTTATTCAGTTAGTGGAGTGCCTGCAACAATAGACATAAGTAGAACTGGGCCATACGTTAGCGTTGGAACAAGCACTGGTAATATATATTTATTTGACGGAGAAGGTAATGTTAAATGGAGCTATAAAAATAAATCGGCCGTCAATACAATATCAATGACAGGATTGGGAACTTACATAGTTGCAGGTAGTACAGACGGTTCAATACTCTACTTTAATAGAGAAGGAACTAAACTTTGGGCATACAAGACTGGCGGGGCTGTAAATCAGATAGATATTTCTTCACAAGGGCAATATGTTGCAGCAGGTGCAGATAAAGATGGATATTATCTATTTGATTGGAATGGAAAGAAACTTTGGAATCGAGTAAATAGAGAAATATATTTCTGGGCCATTCACGTAGCAGATGATGGAAAGTGGCTTCTTGGCGGATCTGGGAAATTCATGGGAGGCAGCACGGAAATGAGAATCAGTAACAACGTATGTTTTTTCAATACCGTTAATTTTGCCAATGCAGGAGACCAACCAGATAAAAATACTGAAGTCACAACAATCCCAACAGAACCTACAACTCCAACTCAAACTTCAAACAAATTCCCAAATGCCAACGCCGGAAGTGACTTCGAAACAAAAGTTGGAGAAGCCATTCATTTTGACGGAACAAAATCTACTGATGAAGATGGAAACATCGTTAGTTACAAATGGGACTTTGGAGATGGTAAATCTTCAATAGATCCAGAACCGCTTCATCAATACACAACTACTGGCGTTTACAAAGTAACTTTGACTGTTACAGATGATAAAGGCGATACCGGAGAAGATATAATGTATGTCACAGTAAAAGACTCACAGCCCGAATCTCCAGTCAAAGGTGTTCCGGGATTTGAGTTGCCTGCATTACTTGGTGGTTCTGCAGTTGCATACTATATATTATCACGAAGAAAAAGAAAATAA
- a CDS encoding molybdopterin-dependent oxidoreductase, with protein MNCISRILLVILFSLIIFAAGCATQDKIKELQSVEIREYEGENLSSFIEVRDVSIKGPQKIEISDYKLEISGLVKEQKYYTYDQIINTHQKYQKVVQINCVEGWNSKNLWEGILLNDIFEEVGLDPKATTVIFYAYDGYSTSLPLDYIVKNNILIGYKINGITLTQATGYPFILVAEDKWGYKWIKWITKIELSENEDFRGYWESRGYSNIADLNRSFFD; from the coding sequence ATGAATTGTATTAGTAGGATACTTTTAGTAATATTATTTTCTTTAATAATATTTGCAGCAGGGTGTGCAACTCAAGATAAGATTAAAGAACTGCAGTCTGTTGAAATAAGAGAATACGAAGGAGAAAATCTTTCTTCTTTTATAGAAGTAAGAGACGTTTCAATTAAAGGGCCGCAGAAGATAGAAATATCGGATTACAAATTAGAAATATCTGGATTAGTTAAAGAACAAAAATATTATACATATGATCAAATTATTAATACCCATCAAAAGTACCAGAAAGTCGTGCAAATAAATTGTGTTGAAGGCTGGAATTCAAAAAACCTTTGGGAAGGGATATTACTAAATGATATTTTTGAAGAGGTAGGTCTTGACCCAAAAGCAACAACAGTTATTTTTTATGCATATGACGGATATTCAACCTCTCTTCCCTTAGATTATATTGTAAAAAATAATATCTTAATTGGTTATAAAATAAACGGGATAACTTTGACTCAAGCAACAGGCTATCCTTTTATTTTAGTGGCCGAAGATAAATGGGGTTACAAATGGATTAAATGGATTACTAAAATTGAATTATCTGAAAACGAAGATTTTAGAGGATACTGGGAAAGCAGAGGTTATAGCAATATTGCAGATTTAAATAGATCCTTTTTTGACTAG
- the argJ gene encoding bifunctional glutamate N-acetyltransferase/amino-acid acetyltransferase ArgJ, with protein sequence MNIIDGGITKVKGIKGQGVHAGFKKEKLDFTIIYSEQLSNAAGVFTKNKAAAAPVIVDREFLSDGKAQAIVCNSGYANACTGEEGIKDALFTAEYTSEKLGIKKENCLVFSTGVIGIPIPMDIMKSAIEKTIPILDNSTSTSENIANAILTTDLVKKEITVENEGYIISGITKGSGMIHPNMATMLCFIFTDADVNSNILNDCLKASVAKSFNRISVDGDTSTNDSVVILANGLSKVKIDTAEKLDSFKKALDLVCIELAKKIARDGEGATKLIECECIGAKSQIDADAISKSIISSSLVKSAIFGEDPNWGRIVAAAGYSGADMELDKIEVYLGELRIVNKGKGEGVSKEESRKELQKEFIKIKIDMNLGEFSSKAWGCDLSYDYVKINAQYHT encoded by the coding sequence ATGAATATTATTGATGGTGGTATCACAAAAGTTAAAGGAATTAAAGGCCAAGGAGTTCATGCAGGATTTAAAAAAGAAAAATTAGACTTCACGATTATTTATTCGGAACAATTGTCTAATGCAGCAGGAGTTTTCACAAAAAACAAGGCTGCTGCAGCCCCAGTTATTGTTGATCGGGAGTTCCTTTCTGATGGAAAAGCACAGGCAATTGTTTGTAATAGCGGGTATGCAAATGCTTGTACTGGTGAAGAGGGTATAAAAGATGCTTTATTTACTGCAGAATACACAAGCGAAAAACTTGGCATTAAAAAAGAAAATTGTCTTGTATTCTCTACAGGAGTTATAGGAATACCTATACCCATGGATATTATGAAAAGTGCCATTGAAAAGACTATCCCAATATTAGATAATTCTACTAGTACATCTGAAAATATAGCAAACGCCATACTAACTACCGATTTAGTAAAAAAAGAAATTACTGTTGAAAATGAAGGATATATAATATCAGGGATTACAAAAGGCAGTGGGATGATACATCCCAATATGGCTACAATGCTTTGTTTTATTTTTACTGATGCGGATGTAAATTCAAATATTTTAAATGATTGTTTAAAAGCCTCAGTTGCCAAATCATTTAATAGAATATCTGTTGATGGTGATACAAGCACAAACGATTCTGTTGTCATTTTAGCTAATGGACTTTCAAAAGTTAAAATTGATACGGCAGAAAAATTAGATAGTTTCAAGAAAGCACTAGACTTAGTTTGCATTGAACTTGCCAAAAAAATTGCAAGGGATGGAGAAGGCGCAACAAAACTAATTGAATGTGAATGCATAGGTGCAAAGAGCCAAATTGATGCAGATGCAATTTCTAAATCAATTATTTCATCAAGCTTGGTCAAATCTGCCATATTTGGTGAAGACCCCAATTGGGGAAGAATTGTGGCCGCTGCCGGGTATTCTGGAGCAGATATGGAGTTAGACAAAATAGAAGTTTATCTAGGGGAGTTGAGAATAGTAAATAAAGGTAAGGGTGAAGGAGTTTCCAAAGAAGAATCTAGAAAAGAGTTACAAAAAGAATTTATAAAAATTAAAATCGATATGAACTTGGGAGAGTTTTCTTCAAAAGCATGGGGTTGTGACCTCTCCTATGATTATGTTAAGATAAATGCTCAATATCACACTTAG
- a CDS encoding aspartate aminotransferase family protein, whose product MNLEEAKNMESNYVFNTYGRFPLVVEKGEGCYLYGTDGKKYLDFLAGIAVNSLGHAHPQIVKCISEQAKKVIHVSNFYHIPSQYLLGKKLCEASELDRAFFCNSGAEANEGAIKLTRRFQSQKGKDEIIYFSHSFHGRTIATLMTTDKDKYRAGFGPFPPGFVKAEFNDVNDIVEKVNSKTAAFLVEPIQGEGGINIASKDFMKTLSDLREDKGILIIFDEVQCGMGRTGKWFAFQHYDIMPDIMTLAKALGSGVPIGAIVAKKEVSDVLKPGDHGTTFGGNPLATSVGLTVMNTIESEKLIDNAKKMGEYLIKNLEFMLDLQNVKDIRGIGLMVGIEFEDLCSDFVKKCFDNNLLINCTRDKVIRLVPPLIVSKNEIDEALEIMKKSI is encoded by the coding sequence ATGAATTTGGAAGAAGCAAAAAATATGGAAAGTAATTATGTATTCAATACTTATGGAAGATTCCCATTGGTTGTTGAAAAAGGGGAAGGATGTTACTTATACGGTACAGATGGTAAAAAATATCTTGACTTTTTGGCAGGTATTGCTGTTAATTCACTTGGCCATGCCCACCCACAAATAGTAAAATGTATATCTGAACAGGCAAAAAAGGTGATTCATGTCAGTAACTTTTACCATATCCCTTCTCAATATCTTTTAGGGAAAAAATTATGTGAGGCATCTGAACTTGATAGGGCTTTCTTTTGTAATAGTGGTGCTGAAGCAAATGAAGGTGCAATAAAACTAACTAGACGTTTTCAATCTCAGAAAGGTAAAGATGAAATAATATACTTTTCACATTCATTCCACGGGAGAACTATCGCAACTTTAATGACTACAGATAAAGACAAATATAGGGCTGGCTTTGGTCCATTTCCCCCAGGTTTTGTTAAGGCAGAGTTTAACGATGTAAATGACATTGTTGAGAAAGTAAATAGCAAAACAGCTGCATTCTTAGTTGAGCCTATACAAGGAGAAGGCGGAATTAATATAGCCTCAAAAGATTTTATGAAAACGCTTTCGGACCTTAGGGAAGATAAGGGAATATTGATAATTTTTGATGAAGTACAATGTGGCATGGGAAGAACAGGAAAATGGTTTGCATTCCAACACTATGATATTATGCCCGACATTATGACTTTAGCTAAAGCTCTTGGTAGTGGAGTACCAATAGGTGCAATTGTTGCTAAAAAAGAAGTTTCTGATGTTTTAAAGCCAGGAGATCATGGAACTACTTTTGGAGGAAATCCTCTTGCAACCTCTGTTGGATTAACAGTAATGAATACAATTGAATCGGAGAAATTGATTGATAATGCAAAAAAAATGGGAGAATATCTGATTAAAAATCTTGAGTTTATGTTAGACTTGCAAAATGTTAAAGACATACGAGGCATAGGTCTAATGGTAGGAATTGAGTTTGAAGATTTGTGTAGTGATTTTGTAAAAAAATGCTTTGATAACAATCTACTAATTAATTGCACAAGGGATAAAGTAATTAGACTTGTTCCGCCATTAATTGTTTCAAAAAATGAGATTGACGAAGCTTTAGAAATAATGAAAAAATCAATTTAA
- a CDS encoding arginine decarboxylase, pyruvoyl-dependent, whose protein sequence is MVPKRVFFVKGKGVHKDKLQSFELALREAGIEKCNLVYVSSILPPYCEIIPREEGLKCMKAGQITFCVMARNATDEPNRQLSAAVGLAVPAEKGNYGYLSEVHMFGYDEKFSGDYAEDLAATMLATTLGIDFNPDTAWDERNEIYKASGKIIDSESIAIATKGDSCGKWTTVIAAAIFLLD, encoded by the coding sequence ATGGTGCCTAAAAGGGTGTTCTTTGTTAAAGGAAAAGGAGTTCATAAAGATAAACTTCAATCTTTTGAACTTGCACTAAGAGAAGCTGGAATAGAAAAATGTAATCTTGTTTATGTTTCAAGCATTCTTCCCCCATATTGTGAGATTATACCTCGGGAAGAAGGACTTAAATGCATGAAAGCGGGTCAAATTACTTTTTGTGTAATGGCACGGAATGCAACAGATGAACCAAATAGGCAGTTATCTGCTGCAGTAGGACTTGCAGTCCCGGCTGAAAAAGGTAACTATGGATACTTAAGTGAAGTGCATATGTTTGGTTACGATGAAAAGTTTTCTGGTGACTATGCCGAAGATCTTGCTGCAACAATGTTAGCAACTACTTTAGGTATAGATTTTAATCCAGATACTGCTTGGGATGAGAGAAACGAGATATACAAAGCAAGCGGTAAAATAATTGACAGTGAAAGTATTGCTATTGCAACCAAAGGGGATTCCTGTGGGAAATGGACAACTGTCATAGCTGCTGCTATATTCTTGTTGGATTAA